One window of Phycisphaeraceae bacterium genomic DNA carries:
- a CDS encoding alpha/beta hydrolase gives MTPSLVLLPGLGADQRLFDPQRRHFPNLISLPWFEPLARESLASYAVRMSERIRDSVPANSRIVLGGVSFGGMLAAEMAPLLKPDAVVLIGSALHPSEISFKLRTMAFAGKWMPVPPRATTRIMGRTFIRTLGPMKREHRHFLETMIDAAPFSFLRWAGNAIFGWEGRAKFGCKLVRLHGDRDRIIPLPRNGLIHIIRGAGHVPNVSHADEVNEHLHATLRNV, from the coding sequence ATGACGCCGTCTCTTGTCCTTCTTCCCGGGCTCGGCGCCGATCAACGCTTGTTTGATCCGCAGCGCCGCCACTTTCCGAATCTCATCAGTCTCCCGTGGTTCGAGCCGCTGGCGCGCGAGTCGCTGGCGAGCTATGCGGTGCGGATGTCGGAACGTATTCGCGACTCGGTGCCGGCGAATTCGCGGATCGTGCTCGGTGGGGTCTCCTTCGGCGGGATGCTGGCGGCGGAGATGGCTCCGCTGCTCAAGCCCGATGCGGTGGTTCTCATCGGCAGCGCGCTCCATCCGTCAGAGATCTCCTTCAAACTCCGTACGATGGCCTTCGCCGGGAAGTGGATGCCGGTGCCGCCGCGCGCCACAACGCGGATCATGGGGCGCACGTTCATCCGCACGCTCGGCCCGATGAAGCGTGAGCATCGCCATTTTCTCGAAACAATGATCGACGCAGCCCCCTTCTCGTTTCTGCGCTGGGCAGGGAACGCGATCTTCGGCTGGGAAGGGCGTGCGAAGTTTGGATGCAAACTGGTGCGGCTGCACGGCGATCGCGATCGGATCATCCCCCTCCCGAGAAACGGCCTCATTCACATCATCCGCGGCGCGGGGCATGTGCCGAATGTCTCGCATGCGGATGAAGTGAACGAGCACCTGCACGCGACTCTTCGGAATGTGTGA
- a CDS encoding glycine--tRNA ligase, producing MALCKRRGFIYQASEIYGGINGFWDYGPMGTQLKKNLRDAWWQDMILRPCWGRNGPNGKPVRNVGLETCIIQHPKVWEASGHVGGFNDPMVDDTETKQRFRADHLAAAHLIATGPSRESVVASPLIGVAITQLHPTATFVDANASWDEFLKLDQIKKRKLHIVEAQTLVLSELVGTSLLCQNGKTGEWEYWVLRPIPLSALREIYKEIPSPFTGKKGTLTEPRMFNLMFDTIPGAIRDEANKAYLRPETAQGVFVQFKNVVDTSRIKMPFGIGNTGRSFRNEVTPRNFTFRSREFEQAELEFFCHPDESLEWYKFWRDFRMEWWKTIGLAGENLILREHEKDELSHYSQGTSDVEYRFPFTAPGFGELEGIAHRGNYDLTQHQKVSGVKLDFFDTERGETLPNGGKKGERYIPHCIEPAAGLDRGALALICEGYTHDASRASPEFLKLHPRVAPIKAAVFPLVAKDGMPEVAEKLHTELNDKFWKLGGIEMDEKQSIGKRYARMDEIGTPFCITIDGDTMSQQIVTIRNRDTAQQEKVSLDKVGAFLSEKLGV from the coding sequence ATGGCGCTGTGCAAGCGGCGCGGGTTTATCTATCAGGCGTCGGAGATCTACGGCGGCATCAACGGCTTCTGGGATTACGGCCCGATGGGCACGCAGCTCAAGAAGAACCTGCGCGACGCCTGGTGGCAAGACATGATCCTGCGGCCGTGCTGGGGACGCAACGGACCGAACGGAAAGCCGGTGCGGAACGTGGGGCTCGAGACGTGCATCATCCAGCACCCCAAGGTGTGGGAGGCGAGCGGGCACGTGGGCGGGTTCAACGATCCGATGGTGGATGACACAGAAACGAAGCAGAGATTTCGTGCTGATCACTTGGCAGCCGCCCATCTCATTGCGACCGGCCCAAGTCGGGAGAGTGTTGTTGCTTCACCACTGATAGGTGTGGCTATTACGCAGCTTCACCCGACTGCCACTTTTGTTGACGCAAATGCATCGTGGGATGAGTTCCTAAAGCTCGATCAAATCAAGAAGCGCAAGCTGCACATTGTCGAGGCGCAGACATTGGTGCTTTCCGAATTGGTTGGTACATCCCTGCTGTGTCAGAACGGGAAGACTGGTGAGTGGGAATATTGGGTGCTTCGACCTATCCCGCTGAGTGCTTTGCGTGAAATCTACAAAGAGATTCCAAGTCCATTTACTGGTAAGAAGGGCACGCTCACCGAACCGCGCATGTTCAACTTGATGTTCGACACGATCCCCGGCGCGATCCGGGACGAGGCGAACAAGGCGTACTTGCGTCCGGAGACCGCGCAAGGTGTCTTTGTTCAATTCAAGAACGTGGTCGATACCTCGCGCATCAAGATGCCCTTCGGCATCGGAAACACGGGGCGGAGTTTTCGCAACGAGGTGACTCCCCGCAATTTCACGTTCCGTTCGCGCGAGTTCGAACAGGCCGAACTCGAGTTCTTCTGCCATCCGGACGAGTCGCTCGAGTGGTACAAGTTCTGGCGCGATTTCCGCATGGAGTGGTGGAAGACGATCGGGCTTGCGGGCGAAAATCTCATCCTGCGCGAGCACGAGAAGGACGAACTCTCGCACTACTCGCAGGGCACGAGCGACGTCGAATACCGCTTCCCGTTCACCGCGCCCGGGTTCGGCGAGCTCGAAGGCATCGCGCACCGGGGAAACTACGACCTGACGCAGCATCAGAAGGTCAGCGGCGTCAAGCTCGACTTCTTCGATACCGAGCGCGGCGAGACGCTCCCCAACGGCGGCAAGAAGGGCGAGCGCTATATCCCGCACTGCATCGAGCCCGCGGCGGGGCTCGATCGCGGCGCGCTCGCGCTCATCTGCGAGGGATACACGCACGATGCCTCGCGCGCCAGCCCCGAGTTCCTCAAGTTGCACCCGCGCGTCGCGCCGATCAAGGCGGCCGTTTTCCCGCTGGTCGCCAAGGACGGCATGCCGGAAGTCGCGGAGAAGCTGCACACCGAGCTGAACGACAAATTCTGGAAACTCGGCGGCATCGAGATGGACGAGAAGCAGTCGATCGGAAAGCGCTACGCCCGCATGGACGAGATCGGGACGCCCTTCTGCATCACCATCGACGGCGACACGATGAGCCAGCAGATCGTGACGATCCGCAACCGCGATACGGCGCAGCAGGAGAAGGTAAGTCTCGACAAGGTGGGGGCGTTCTTGAGCGAGAAGCTTGGGGTGTAG
- a CDS encoding zinc-dependent metalloprotease produces the protein MNNTNRSVRVSLCSLFLAAGSAFAQTVQPSGASAPPPAPDAAPGAPAKAPDFPSLEKITEGMTKVVSVADGSNPLYDLYRDEKTSKLLAVLPANYEQQLLMIACTVTAGDPQAGVMGPTHYVKWERFDKQLALVAPDFSVRTNGDKQAKDSIEQLYTGRVLTAVPIVGMAPQNRPVIDLGTMATKDVSKFFGGSAFGGYGPNLPTVNPALAKVTKAKAFPKNIVIEFQAPKPDGQLVRFAYSFGELSGTPGFKPRKADSKFGYFYTWHQDFGKTANREVTDRYINHWSLEKADPNLKLSPPKQPIVWYIENTTPVRFRRYVREGILLWNQAFADIGIDNAVVVYQQDAATGANMEKDPEDSRYNFFCWSASDQTYAIGPSRTNPMTGEILDADVVWHQGLTRSVRSMIENFSPALTEHAFGPETLAWLEEHPTWDPRLRMVNAEQREAILKERALKAMSPTPAPLTRSEAWAQSNMSGGMCQVGSLLSLDLSLADAAFAADSVKPNSADLLDDLPEEFVGQMIRYIAAHEVGHCLGLQHNMIASSICSLKDINSAGFSGPTIGSVMDYAAANINFKLGDVQGPYATPTVGPYDKWVIAYGYGPEDKMAELAKRAGEPELVFQSQAAISFDADPRNNTWDLGSDNLQFAESRLALVQDVRSKLLDKVVKDGESWAFARRRYAALLGTHLQMLSITSRWVGGSYLNNDAKGDPGNRSPIEDIPPEKQRRALKLIIDNAFEDNAYGLTPDLVRHFNKEYFYDPNAVGEIVQDANFTIHDTIGGAQSFALTMLMNSTRLRRLYDNEFRASPSDNPLTMVEVVRTITDNVWREYGTSGTTVSSLRRNLQREHLERLVTLALLEDTGSASLRAISTLARAELKRVDALAESGMKSANDPYTKAHLDDARTRIARTLDAAYIVTR, from the coding sequence ATGAACAACACAAATCGAAGCGTTCGCGTTTCTCTTTGCTCGCTTTTCCTTGCCGCCGGTTCGGCCTTTGCCCAAACGGTGCAACCCTCGGGCGCATCCGCCCCGCCGCCGGCGCCCGATGCGGCACCGGGCGCTCCGGCCAAGGCTCCCGACTTTCCTTCTCTCGAAAAGATCACGGAAGGAATGACCAAAGTCGTTTCTGTCGCCGACGGCTCCAACCCCCTCTACGACCTGTACCGAGACGAAAAAACTTCCAAGCTGCTCGCGGTCTTGCCCGCCAATTACGAGCAGCAGCTGCTCATGATCGCGTGCACGGTGACCGCGGGCGATCCGCAGGCCGGCGTGATGGGCCCGACGCACTACGTCAAATGGGAGCGGTTCGACAAGCAGCTCGCACTCGTCGCGCCGGACTTCAGCGTGCGCACCAACGGCGACAAGCAGGCCAAAGACTCCATCGAACAGCTCTACACAGGGCGCGTTCTGACCGCCGTGCCGATTGTCGGGATGGCGCCGCAGAACCGGCCGGTGATCGACCTTGGCACCATGGCGACGAAGGACGTTTCAAAGTTCTTCGGCGGCTCCGCGTTCGGAGGTTATGGACCGAATCTGCCCACCGTGAATCCGGCGCTGGCAAAGGTCACAAAGGCCAAGGCCTTCCCGAAGAACATTGTCATCGAGTTTCAGGCGCCCAAGCCCGACGGCCAGCTCGTCCGTTTCGCGTATTCCTTCGGCGAATTGAGCGGCACGCCGGGATTCAAACCCCGGAAGGCCGATTCGAAGTTCGGCTACTTCTACACCTGGCACCAGGACTTCGGCAAAACAGCCAATCGCGAAGTGACGGATCGCTACATCAATCACTGGAGCCTCGAAAAGGCCGATCCGAACCTCAAACTCAGCCCGCCCAAGCAGCCCATCGTCTGGTACATCGAGAACACCACGCCGGTGCGCTTCCGGCGTTACGTGCGCGAAGGAATCCTTCTGTGGAACCAGGCCTTTGCCGACATCGGCATCGACAACGCGGTCGTCGTCTATCAACAGGACGCGGCAACCGGCGCCAACATGGAAAAAGACCCGGAAGATTCCCGCTACAACTTCTTTTGCTGGAGCGCCAGCGACCAGACCTACGCGATCGGTCCGAGCCGGACAAATCCGATGACCGGCGAGATTCTCGATGCCGACGTCGTCTGGCACCAGGGGCTCACCCGCTCCGTTCGAAGCATGATCGAAAACTTCTCGCCCGCGCTCACCGAGCACGCCTTCGGTCCCGAAACGCTCGCGTGGCTCGAAGAGCATCCGACATGGGACCCTCGCCTTCGCATGGTGAACGCGGAGCAGCGAGAAGCGATTCTGAAGGAGAGGGCGCTCAAGGCCATGTCTCCGACGCCCGCGCCGCTCACCCGATCGGAAGCATGGGCACAGTCCAACATGAGCGGCGGGATGTGCCAGGTCGGCTCGCTGCTCTCGCTCGACCTCTCACTCGCCGATGCCGCGTTCGCCGCGGATTCGGTCAAGCCGAACTCCGCCGATCTTCTCGATGATCTGCCGGAAGAGTTCGTCGGCCAGATGATCCGCTACATCGCGGCACACGAAGTCGGACACTGCCTCGGGCTGCAGCACAACATGATCGCCAGCAGCATCTGTTCGCTGAAGGACATCAACTCCGCCGGCTTCAGCGGCCCGACCATCGGCTCGGTCATGGACTATGCCGCGGCAAACATCAACTTCAAACTCGGCGATGTCCAAGGTCCCTACGCCACCCCCACGGTCGGGCCGTATGACAAGTGGGTCATCGCGTACGGATACGGACCGGAAGACAAGATGGCCGAACTCGCCAAGCGCGCGGGCGAGCCGGAACTGGTTTTCCAGTCGCAGGCCGCGATTTCCTTCGATGCCGATCCGCGCAACAACACGTGGGACTTGGGCTCGGACAATCTGCAGTTCGCCGAAAGTCGCCTCGCTCTCGTGCAAGACGTGCGGAGCAAGCTGCTCGACAAGGTCGTGAAGGACGGCGAGTCGTGGGCCTTTGCGAGACGGCGCTACGCCGCACTTCTCGGTACGCACCTGCAGATGCTCTCAATCACCTCGAGGTGGGTCGGCGGCTCGTATCTGAATAACGATGCCAAGGGAGACCCGGGCAATCGCTCGCCGATCGAAGATATCCCGCCCGAGAAGCAGCGCCGCGCGCTCAAGCTCATCATCGACAACGCCTTCGAAGACAACGCGTACGGGCTCACCCCCGATCTCGTCCGCCACTTTAACAAGGAATATTTCTACGACCCCAACGCAGTCGGTGAAATCGTGCAGGATGCAAACTTCACGATCCACGACACGATCGGCGGCGCGCAGTCGTTTGCGCTCACGATGCTCATGAATAGCACGCGCCTGCGCCGTCTCTACGACAACGAGTTCCGCGCCTCGCCGTCGGACAACCCGCTCACGATGGTCGAAGTCGTGCGCACGATCACCGATAATGTCTGGCGCGAATACGGCACATCCGGCACGACGGTCTCGTCGCTGCGTCGAAATCTCCAGCGCGAGCACCTCGAACGCCTCGTCACGCTCGCGCTGCTGGAAGATACGGGGAGCGCCTCGCTCCGTGCGATCTCCACGCTGGCGCGGGCCGAGCTCAAACGCGTTGATGCGCTCGCGGAATCCGGCATGAAGAGCGCGAACGACCCCTACACCAAGGCTCATCTCGACGACGCACGTACGCGTATCGCCCGCACGCTCGACGCGGCGTACATCGTCACACGCTGA
- a CDS encoding DinB family protein, translating into MRFSFSEAVPMLERTPRVVRSMLQFLPESWTHRNYGSNPDGSATWAAHEIVAHLIFADQTDWLPRAKHILEFGDSRPFEPFDRHGHKPLMQGKPLHRLLEEFESGRREALEGLHALKLSDEDFGRSGKHPALGAVTMGNLLAMWVVHDLNHVAQMCKAMAYQYKSEVGAWEAYASILAPPAPR; encoded by the coding sequence ATGCGATTCTCGTTTTCTGAAGCGGTCCCGATGCTCGAGCGCACGCCGCGGGTGGTGCGGTCGATGCTCCAGTTCCTTCCGGAGAGTTGGACGCATCGGAACTACGGCTCGAACCCGGACGGATCGGCGACGTGGGCGGCACACGAGATCGTGGCGCACCTGATTTTCGCGGATCAGACGGACTGGCTGCCGCGGGCGAAGCACATACTCGAATTCGGAGATTCACGACCGTTCGAGCCATTCGATCGGCACGGCCACAAGCCGTTGATGCAGGGAAAGCCGCTGCATCGTTTGCTGGAGGAGTTCGAGAGCGGCAGGCGCGAGGCACTCGAGGGCCTGCACGCTTTGAAATTGTCCGACGAAGACTTCGGGCGTTCCGGCAAACATCCGGCACTTGGGGCTGTCACGATGGGCAACTTGCTCGCGATGTGGGTTGTGCACGACTTGAATCACGTCGCGCAGATGTGCAAGGCGATGGCGTATCAGTACAAGTCGGAGGTGGGGGCGTGGGAGGCGTACGCGTCGATCCTCGCGCCGCCCGCGCCGAGATAG
- the amrB gene encoding AmmeMemoRadiSam system protein B — MTTENPGQNPTGQPSGQPQLPPFHPEWTHHNKPKIRPLRGFAAQVGDQQALGLADAKQITDRIVITAPAMQVVLPLMNGERTVDQICAEVGRGLTPQILGQFVVQLDESGLLFGPKFDEIMTKMKTDFDSSPILPPATTATFVDALVMQEVAREMNLPAKPPEDQAEAQKLQRQVQERAAALPDARKDEIGGTKLREIFDAWIDKALENAEKPSFDQLPKGVVAPHIDYARGWINYASVWGRMRVTDRPDRIVVLGTNHFGDSTGVCGCDKGYRTVLGTCELDEKLLATLKEKLGASNSELLFRNRYDHEREHSVELQIPWIQHCVGRDEAGNFPKVFAALVHDPAVNNGESYDGKGLALQPFIDALRETLAALPGKTLIVSSADLSHVGPAFGDQQGPAGDTKEAVEFRNKTFSHDKEMLEIFRTNRPDDLVASMAWQQNPTRWCSTGNLVAALKTVQPERVEMLNYSAAVDNSGAGMVSSISAAMF, encoded by the coding sequence CCAGCCCCAATTGCCTCCCTTTCACCCGGAGTGGACGCACCACAACAAGCCGAAGATCCGTCCGCTTCGCGGCTTCGCGGCACAGGTGGGCGACCAGCAAGCACTCGGCCTCGCCGATGCCAAGCAGATCACCGATCGGATCGTGATCACGGCGCCGGCGATGCAGGTGGTGCTGCCCTTGATGAACGGGGAGCGGACAGTGGATCAGATCTGCGCCGAAGTGGGGCGCGGTTTGACGCCGCAGATCCTCGGGCAGTTTGTGGTTCAGCTCGATGAATCGGGCCTGCTCTTTGGTCCGAAGTTCGACGAGATCATGACGAAGATGAAGACGGACTTTGATTCGTCTCCGATCCTGCCTCCGGCGACGACGGCGACTTTTGTCGATGCGCTCGTCATGCAGGAAGTGGCGCGCGAGATGAATCTGCCGGCGAAGCCCCCGGAGGATCAGGCGGAGGCGCAGAAGCTCCAGAGGCAGGTGCAGGAGCGTGCCGCGGCGTTGCCGGATGCGAGGAAGGATGAGATCGGCGGCACGAAGCTGCGCGAGATCTTCGACGCGTGGATCGACAAGGCGCTCGAGAACGCGGAGAAGCCGAGCTTCGATCAGTTGCCCAAGGGCGTTGTGGCGCCGCATATTGATTATGCGCGAGGCTGGATCAACTACGCGAGCGTGTGGGGTCGGATGCGCGTGACGGACCGCCCCGACCGGATTGTCGTGCTGGGGACCAACCACTTCGGCGATTCGACCGGCGTTTGTGGCTGCGACAAGGGGTATCGCACGGTGCTGGGCACGTGCGAGCTCGATGAAAAATTACTGGCGACGCTGAAGGAGAAGCTCGGCGCGTCGAACTCGGAGCTGCTGTTCCGGAATCGCTACGACCACGAGCGCGAGCACTCGGTCGAATTGCAGATCCCGTGGATCCAGCACTGTGTCGGGCGCGACGAGGCGGGGAATTTCCCCAAAGTGTTCGCGGCGCTCGTACACGATCCGGCGGTGAACAACGGCGAGAGCTACGACGGCAAGGGTTTGGCGCTCCAGCCGTTCATCGATGCGCTGCGCGAGACGCTCGCGGCGCTCCCGGGCAAGACGCTCATCGTGAGCAGCGCGGACTTGTCGCACGTCGGCCCGGCCTTCGGCGACCAGCAGGGTCCGGCGGGCGACACCAAGGAAGCGGTCGAGTTCCGCAACAAGACGTTCAGTCACGACAAGGAGATGCTCGAGATCTTCAGGACGAACCGGCCGGATGATCTGGTGGCGTCGATGGCGTGGCAGCAGAACCCGACGCGCTGGTGCTCGACGGGGAACCTGGTCGCGGCGCTGAAGACAGTGCAGCCCGAGCGCGTGGAGATGCTGAACTATTCAGCGGCCGTGGACAACAGCGGCGCGGGCATGGTGAGCAGCATCTCGGCGGCGATGTTCTAA